TTTTCCTCGAAACCGTCGATGAGGAGCCCGGGTTCGTCCCAGATCGACAGCGAGAAGGGGCCGACCGCTTGGCCGATGCCCTTGGCGCGGAGCCAGTCCTCGGCGGCGGCGATGAGCGCGGCGGCGGCCTCTACGTCCTTGGCCTCGAACAGCCCCCAATGGCCCTGTCCGGGATAGCGTTCGATCCACAAATGATCGATGTGCGCGCTGATGCGGCCGACGACCTCCTCGCCGCGACGGGCGAGGAAAAGCTGCAATTCGCCATGACCGAACCAGGGGTTCTGCCGAGGATTCAGCAGGGCCTTCACTTCGGCTTTCAGCGGCGGCACCCAATAAGGATCATCGGCATAGATCGACCATGGAAGATCGACGAAGGCGTCGAGGTCGGCGCGGCCCTCGACCGGCGTGATGCGAAGCGCGTTTGACATGGCGCAAAGCGCTAACCGCGAATGAATGATTTGTCATCCTGGCTTCAGCTTCGTTTTGATAAAAGACCGAAATCCAGGCCGCTGCCATCAGCTTGCCCTATTTGGCGGTAAAAGGCGCAAGATAGAGACACGCATCATGACCTTCGAGAGCAAGACCATCGCCCCCGCCGAGACGGGCTTCATGCTGGCCGGCGCGTCGGCCCGCACGGCTGCGCCCGTGCGCAAGGCGGTGAAGAAAAGCAATGACGACAAGGCGATGCTCAAGGCCGCTGCGCAGCTGACGCGCGACCTCAACCGTCCCGATGCGCGCATCTTCTGGGCCGACATGCTCGGCTCGGTGCTGCTAGGTTATCTCGGACTGGCCGCGACGATCCTCGTCGGGCCGATGGCGCTCAAGCTCGTCTTCGGGGCGATGGCGACGCTGGCGCTCTATCGCGCCGGCAGCTTCATCCACGAAATTTCGCACATCAAGCGTGGCGACCTGCCCTATTTCCGGCTGGCGTGGAACGCGCTGGTCGGGGTACCGCTGTTCGCGCCGTCCTTCATGTACGAGGGTGTCCACAACCAGCATCACGCCAAGACCAAGTTCGGGACCATCGAGGACCCGGAATATCTGCCGCTTGCCTCGATGAAGCCCTGGAGCCTGCCGCTGTTCATGCTGTTCGGCACGCTGGCGCCGGTGCTGCTCCTCTTCCGCTTTGCCGTGCTCGCACCGCTGAGCTTCTTCTCGCGCCGCCTGCGCCGCCAGGTCGTCGAGAAATATTCGGGGCTGCAGATCAATCCCGATTTCCGCCGCGCCTGGCCCGAGGGCGAGTTCGCCAGGCAATTCACCTATCAGGAAGTGGGCAGCGTCATCTGGAGCTGGCTGCTGATCGGTTCGGTGGCGAGCGGGGTGGTGCCGCTGTCGGCCTTCGTCACCTTCATGGTGGTGGCCTGCGCGCTGATGGGCTTGAACCAGCTGCGCACGCTGGTCGCGCATCTGTGGGAGAATGACGAGCGCCAGCCGGTGTCGGTGACCGAGCAGTATCTCGACAGTGTCAACGTGCCGCCGCCCAACCTCCTGTCCGCTTTGTGGGCGCCGGTGGGCCTGCGCTATCACGCGCTGCATCACCTGCTGCCGGGTGTGCCTTACCATAATCTCGGCAAGGCGCATGCGCGGCTGTCGAGCGAACTGGAAGCGGGGTCGGCCTATCATCGGACGACCGCCACGGGGCTGTGGCCGCTGGTCGCGAACCTCGCGCGTCAGACGCTCAAGAGCCGCTAACGGCTGCGCCGACGTGGCGGCGCTTACTCTTCCGATCGAATGAGAATGGCTTCGCCCAGTGCGGCGAAGAGCATCACCGGTCCCCATGTCGCGAGCAGGGGCGAATAGACGCCTGCATTGCCCATCGCGAGGCTGAAATTGTCGGCCACGAAATAGGCGAAGCCCAAAGCCATGCCGATCACCGCGCGCAGCAGGAGCTGGCCCGAGCGGGCGAGGCCGAAGGCGGCGACGGCGGCCAGCAGCGGCATGAGGATGGTCGAGATGGGCCCCGTGATCTTGTGCCACCAGCCCGCGCGCGCGACGGTGGTCGACAGCTCCGCGGCCTCGAGATCGTCGATGGTGCGGCCCAGTTCGACGATGTTCAATGCCTCGGGATCGACCTTGGCGAGGCGGAACTGCGCGGGTTCGACCCCTTGAAGGCCGGTTTCGCGTGCCGTCTCGGTCACGAGGTTCATCTCGGCATCGTAGCGGCGGATATTCTCGAACGCCCAGCGATCGCCGTAGGGCCGGGCGCGCTCGACCTCGACGATACGCGCGACGCTGCCCGCCTCGCGTTCGTAGAGGGTGAGGCCCGACAGCTGGAAGTCCATGCCCCGACCCGAGGCGCGGCGCGCGTGGACGAGGGTGCCGTCCTGCGCCAGCCAGATGTTGGCATAGATGCCGGTGTCGGGCGGGATGGGCTCATAGTCGCTGTCCTTCCACGCGTTGATGACGCGGGCGGAATCCACCACCACCGCCTCGTTGAAGGCGAACAGGAGGCCGCCGAGCCCCGCCGCCGCGATGATCAGCGGCGCGAGGATCTGGTGCGCCGACAGGCCCGCCGCCTTCATCGAGATCACTTCGCTATTCTGGTTCAGGCCGGCAAAGGCGATGAGGCAGCCCAAGAGCACCGAGAAGGGGAGGAAGCGGCTGACGAGCATGGGCAGGCGCAGGCTGGCGTAGCGCCACAGGTCGGCCTCGCTGTTTCCCTCGATGGCGAGGATCTTGCCGCTCTCGCCCAAGAGATCGAGCATCAGGAGGACGAGCACCAGCGCCACCAGCACGGCGAGGCTGCGGGTCACCATCAGCTTGACCATGTAGAGCGCGAGGCGGCGCGAGGGCATGAAATCCATGTTGATCATGAGCTGGCGGCCTCCCCCGCGTTGCGTTCGGCCTCGCGGCGGGCGAGCGCGCGGGCGCGCGGGTTGGGCAGCACCTTCTTCACCGCCTTGGCGATGGAGGCGAAGGCGGCCTCGAGCGCGCCGATGGGTTGGCCGCCGGGGCGGTGGGCGATGACGTGGTACATCCAGCCGATCATGATGATGAAGGCGAAGAAAGGCGTGTAGAGCGCGAGTTCGGGATTGAGGCGCCCCTGTGCGCCCGCGCCCTGCGCATATTGGTTGATCTTGTGATAGGTCACGACGGTGACGATGGCGACGAAGATGCCGAGCGAGGAGGATGATCGCTTGGGCGGTACGGCGAGCGCGACCGCGAGCAGCGGCAGCATCAGCATCATGATGACCTCGACGAGCCGGAAATGCAGGTTGGCGCGCGCGGCGA
The nucleotide sequence above comes from Sphingomicrobium arenosum. Encoded proteins:
- a CDS encoding fatty acid desaturase family protein, coding for MTFESKTIAPAETGFMLAGASARTAAPVRKAVKKSNDDKAMLKAAAQLTRDLNRPDARIFWADMLGSVLLGYLGLAATILVGPMALKLVFGAMATLALYRAGSFIHEISHIKRGDLPYFRLAWNALVGVPLFAPSFMYEGVHNQHHAKTKFGTIEDPEYLPLASMKPWSLPLFMLFGTLAPVLLLFRFAVLAPLSFFSRRLRRQVVEKYSGLQINPDFRRAWPEGEFARQFTYQEVGSVIWSWLLIGSVASGVVPLSAFVTFMVVACALMGLNQLRTLVAHLWENDERQPVSVTEQYLDSVNVPPPNLLSALWAPVGLRYHALHHLLPGVPYHNLGKAHARLSSELEAGSAYHRTTATGLWPLVANLARQTLKSR
- the lptG gene encoding LPS export ABC transporter permease LptG, with the translated sequence MINMDFMPSRRLALYMVKLMVTRSLAVLVALVLVLLMLDLLGESGKILAIEGNSEADLWRYASLRLPMLVSRFLPFSVLLGCLIAFAGLNQNSEVISMKAAGLSAHQILAPLIIAAAGLGGLLFAFNEAVVVDSARVINAWKDSDYEPIPPDTGIYANIWLAQDGTLVHARRASGRGMDFQLSGLTLYEREAGSVARIVEVERARPYGDRWAFENIRRYDAEMNLVTETARETGLQGVEPAQFRLAKVDPEALNIVELGRTIDDLEAAELSTTVARAGWWHKITGPISTILMPLLAAVAAFGLARSGQLLLRAVIGMALGFAYFVADNFSLAMGNAGVYSPLLATWGPVMLFAALGEAILIRSEE